A single window of Rubripirellula lacrimiformis DNA harbors:
- a CDS encoding RHS repeat-associated core domain-containing protein yields MFQWKRFHRSRDFFRSGNLGQGVLSSFDMRLFLEYDGESAYDVETHSDGMGGYNVNDNFSSYIEIPESSIKLGLGTYSGNVWYPENRNRAEKLEIFDDQMQPVSAVVISYSPMDYPSFPGAKYAKLTTWDGGTFLFELTMAHADSNWDATDNHPTDGRLIEAKDRYGIGYDITYKTWTPAQITASPSRQWQIDNVTDTNGRTISFTYDTVQHAGLWVVEKVTLPNSDEIEYRYLNGFLNEIEYPDGTISTITFSDSANGMFKMSFSEKAAEPGHRNKTVLFAGMASVYQGDVIPSTFGVVRMVSNGEDEPTYYSFTTPQGPHDPTTSTSGHHAGSWVYEGGGRLFAEVELSSANSLNYLTPRRHLKDGWLANLDELGNPMTTLSASQLFAGTFETHFEQFAAGTHADVFRGKARRTIDAQGHEVIHAFSSGSRSTGQAVDNRLRSDYADNSFETYCYNSRNQVTRYRDRAGHVTHTDYDSSGRVTSYEVGLEDSSSNVETSDPYTGTSTYDRCATDDVQTTEHATYQWTYYSSGTSVGLVETYTDARGNVTDYEYDAKRRLYKVIAPPEASGGTRAELVYTYDSQGRVEKITNPIGDDIQYVYDDRNRIISTIYDDGTTERVIYGTGNDLALMLKTIDRNGVVTTYDYDSADRMVTRVTAAAQMTGGIETATPDLAATETFAYLNGTFDVIERNARGSKSYTVYDYRGRPVEKTRSPRDGKTLETVRVYVNNQLFKSEDPFGRNTYFAYDATDGRLIRTVAGTVPGFSLTNASAVISLLRDTSANADYVVSDTIYDSEGNIERRHDGRNMATAYEHDSRDRQVASVADANYTDRGTLSSLPTALSLRTETDYDLASNVTEVRSPRYFDSGDSEGYQKAKETWTYNGRGLIATHTEAPGTAEAATESFAYDLLGRRIERTDFAGKVWKTHYEDCCGQVMASENPLGHGSIVRKDAVGRTIHQVSTEDYTSHVASLDNPVDAKTLREMTTKYDGRGRPIARTTWLVARGTVDATDPPIAGLGGVSAADGLTEQFLYDDDLTDDVGLDSSGGMSLLIGSDPVSLSAALTKLADTEANGGAGVTFDADATGSARVTINPEGEVRYAISDAAGRSVMSGVLKASDSSLITWNCSVHDATTTVSGFGTVLVSKSVNALGKVNQQYTDAAGRTIQSLDALGKITSYEFDAAGNQLKVRDPNGVGQDCTYDALGRDLTCTDTSSAVVSSSYDTAGNKIAATDAKSETTTYAFDARGRQVMQTDRLGGETEFAYSATGQLLSLTDAQDQVTSYTYNDAGTKLTETYPDHVPSSTPGQTGYGIVSFTPDATGRTEVRMDQQGDTCTYAYDLAGRLLDKVYAANASGPLSGQGHTDTFTYDDAGRTLTAVSGRYTNTVTYTYDDAGRKATEALTMGGQTYTTATDYDAVGQVSGYTYPDGTAVARTYSDRGQLATIAYASTTVDTRSYDDGGRMTGSAYNNGVSAIRAYNTDNTLASITHSGAAVGNYTYGWDSNKNKTSEAITGTLSGYGFDVGSSGYDDEDRLVNWERDDSSLDQSWNLSLVGDWNSFTENASSQARTHGPTHEMLTVAGQAVTHDTKGNTTSIPAVLRAGSDPLAMKWDFENKLIGADIDNDATDDVTYQWDALLRRVGRDDGTTASIYVQNGQQTVADYTSGTAATSPTYTYIYASYVDEPVVRAGGSGLRYYHRNQQYSIIALTNASGTVMERYAYSAYGTPTIMDASGTVLAASAENNRYLYTGREYDEVLDLYHYRARMYDSASGRFCSRDPIGYEGSPWNVYEYVGGRSTNDVDPSGLVRLANCQAIFILCARAAQAAHKACMRTRKASIQCGIEKALFIGICSAAKQTCWAVNAGRVGRGCVIIMIVPPDMDPDNPLPPGVT; encoded by the coding sequence ACCGGGCGGAGAAGCTTGAGATTTTCGACGACCAGATGCAGCCGGTCAGCGCGGTCGTCATCTCATACTCTCCCATGGACTACCCCAGCTTCCCGGGTGCAAAATACGCCAAGCTGACGACCTGGGACGGAGGAACCTTTCTGTTCGAGCTGACGATGGCACACGCCGATTCCAATTGGGACGCGACGGACAATCATCCGACCGATGGGCGATTGATCGAAGCGAAGGATCGCTACGGCATCGGATATGACATCACCTACAAGACTTGGACACCAGCCCAGATCACGGCCTCTCCCTCGCGTCAGTGGCAAATCGATAACGTCACCGACACCAACGGCCGGACGATTTCTTTTACGTACGACACCGTTCAGCACGCCGGTTTGTGGGTCGTTGAAAAGGTCACTCTTCCGAACAGCGATGAGATCGAGTACCGATATTTGAACGGCTTTCTAAATGAGATCGAGTATCCCGACGGAACGATCAGCACGATCACGTTCTCAGACAGTGCCAACGGCATGTTCAAAATGAGTTTCAGCGAAAAGGCGGCTGAGCCCGGCCACCGGAACAAGACCGTTCTGTTTGCCGGTATGGCATCTGTGTACCAGGGCGACGTCATCCCCAGCACCTTCGGTGTAGTTCGAATGGTGAGCAACGGGGAAGATGAACCAACGTATTACAGTTTCACGACTCCCCAAGGGCCCCACGATCCCACGACAAGTACATCTGGGCACCACGCAGGCAGCTGGGTATATGAAGGCGGGGGAAGGTTATTTGCAGAAGTTGAGCTGTCCTCCGCGAACAGCCTCAACTACCTCACCCCGCGACGTCACCTCAAGGATGGTTGGCTTGCGAATCTTGACGAGCTGGGTAACCCGATGACAACACTCTCAGCAAGTCAACTTTTTGCGGGCACTTTCGAAACGCACTTTGAACAGTTTGCGGCCGGAACTCATGCCGACGTTTTCCGGGGTAAGGCAAGGCGAACGATTGATGCACAGGGTCACGAAGTGATCCATGCCTTTTCGTCCGGATCGCGATCAACCGGGCAAGCGGTGGACAATCGACTGCGCAGCGACTACGCCGACAATTCATTCGAAACGTACTGCTACAACAGCCGCAACCAAGTGACCCGCTACCGCGATCGTGCTGGTCACGTCACGCATACGGATTACGATTCTTCGGGCCGCGTGACATCGTACGAGGTCGGGCTGGAAGACTCATCCTCTAACGTTGAAACAAGCGACCCATATACCGGCACCTCGACGTATGACCGCTGTGCGACCGATGATGTTCAGACGACGGAGCATGCGACGTACCAATGGACCTACTACAGTTCGGGAACTAGCGTCGGGCTCGTGGAAACATATACTGACGCACGCGGGAACGTCACTGACTACGAATACGACGCTAAACGTCGCTTATATAAAGTAATCGCCCCTCCCGAAGCTTCTGGTGGCACGCGTGCAGAGCTAGTGTATACGTACGATAGCCAGGGCCGCGTCGAAAAAATCACCAACCCGATCGGCGACGACATTCAATATGTCTACGACGACCGCAACCGAATCATCAGCACGATCTACGATGACGGGACCACTGAACGGGTAATCTATGGCACCGGGAACGATCTTGCCCTGATGCTCAAGACAATCGACCGAAACGGGGTTGTAACCACCTACGACTACGATAGTGCAGACCGCATGGTAACGCGGGTTACTGCGGCGGCCCAAATGACCGGAGGCATAGAGACCGCCACGCCCGACTTAGCGGCTACCGAAACGTTTGCCTACCTCAACGGAACTTTCGATGTCATCGAGCGAAACGCTCGTGGATCCAAGTCTTACACGGTTTACGACTATCGCGGTCGCCCGGTCGAGAAAACAAGGTCGCCTCGCGACGGGAAAACACTCGAAACCGTTCGGGTTTACGTCAACAACCAACTTTTCAAGAGCGAAGATCCCTTTGGGCGAAACACTTATTTCGCCTACGATGCAACCGATGGAAGGTTGATCCGTACAGTCGCCGGCACCGTTCCAGGATTCAGCCTGACGAACGCTTCAGCGGTGATCAGTCTACTCCGTGACACCTCGGCGAACGCGGACTATGTGGTCAGCGATACGATCTATGACTCCGAAGGAAACATCGAGCGTCGGCACGACGGTCGCAACATGGCGACGGCATACGAGCACGACTCGCGCGACCGGCAAGTTGCCTCTGTGGCTGACGCGAACTACACCGACCGCGGAACGCTCTCAAGCCTACCGACCGCACTTTCGCTGCGCACCGAAACCGACTACGACCTTGCATCGAACGTCACCGAAGTTCGCTCTCCGCGCTACTTTGACTCCGGCGATAGCGAGGGCTACCAGAAAGCCAAAGAGACCTGGACCTACAACGGAAGGGGTCTGATTGCGACTCACACCGAGGCGCCCGGCACCGCTGAAGCGGCGACTGAGTCGTTCGCTTACGACCTGCTGGGGCGCCGCATCGAGCGGACTGACTTTGCTGGGAAGGTTTGGAAAACCCATTACGAGGATTGCTGCGGCCAAGTGATGGCCAGCGAGAACCCACTGGGCCATGGCTCGATCGTTCGCAAAGACGCTGTTGGGCGGACGATTCACCAGGTATCGACCGAAGACTACACGTCACACGTGGCGTCGCTTGATAATCCTGTCGATGCCAAGACGCTTCGTGAGATGACGACTAAATATGATGGTCGAGGCCGACCGATCGCCCGAACGACTTGGCTGGTTGCGAGAGGGACGGTCGATGCGACCGATCCGCCGATCGCCGGACTGGGCGGGGTGTCGGCAGCGGACGGACTGACCGAACAGTTCCTGTACGACGACGATCTAACCGATGACGTGGGCCTGGACAGCAGTGGCGGGATGTCGCTTCTGATCGGCAGCGATCCAGTGTCGCTCTCGGCGGCCCTCACCAAGCTCGCCGATACAGAAGCCAATGGTGGTGCGGGTGTTACCTTCGATGCTGATGCGACCGGTTCGGCCCGCGTGACGATCAATCCGGAAGGGGAGGTGCGATACGCCATCTCCGATGCTGCTGGACGTAGCGTGATGAGCGGGGTGCTGAAAGCCAGCGACTCTTCACTGATCACATGGAACTGCAGTGTCCATGACGCAACCACCACGGTCAGCGGCTTCGGCACGGTGCTGGTTTCAAAGAGCGTCAATGCGCTTGGTAAGGTGAACCAGCAGTATACCGATGCGGCGGGGCGGACGATCCAAAGCCTTGATGCCCTCGGCAAAATCACCAGCTATGAGTTCGACGCGGCAGGCAACCAGCTGAAGGTGCGTGATCCGAACGGTGTTGGCCAGGACTGCACCTACGATGCGTTAGGCCGAGACCTGACATGCACCGACACCAGCAGCGCCGTGGTCAGCAGCAGCTACGATACGGCGGGCAACAAGATCGCAGCAACGGACGCCAAGAGCGAGACGACGACCTACGCGTTCGATGCTCGGGGTCGTCAGGTGATGCAAACTGACCGACTCGGCGGCGAGACTGAGTTCGCCTATTCGGCAACCGGCCAGCTGCTTAGCCTGACAGATGCTCAGGATCAAGTGACCAGCTACACCTACAACGACGCTGGCACCAAGCTGACCGAGACGTACCCGGACCACGTCCCCAGCAGTACGCCAGGGCAAACCGGCTACGGCATCGTCAGCTTCACCCCAGATGCGACTGGGCGGACGGAGGTCCGCATGGACCAGCAGGGTGACACCTGCACCTACGCCTACGACTTGGCCGGGCGGTTGCTTGACAAGGTCTACGCGGCCAACGCTTCCGGACCACTTTCTGGCCAGGGGCATACGGACACGTTCACCTACGATGATGCCGGGCGGACCTTGACGGCGGTCAGTGGCCGATACACGAACACCGTGACCTACACCTACGACGATGCGGGCCGCAAGGCGACCGAAGCCCTCACAATGGGTGGCCAGACCTACACGACCGCGACCGATTACGACGCGGTTGGTCAAGTGTCCGGCTACACGTATCCCGATGGGACCGCGGTCGCCCGCACCTACAGCGACCGCGGCCAGTTGGCCACGATCGCATATGCAAGCACGACGGTGGATACCCGCAGCTACGACGATGGTGGCCGGATGACGGGTTCTGCCTATAATAACGGAGTGAGCGCAATCCGAGCCTACAATACCGATAACACGCTAGCGTCGATTACCCATAGCGGCGCTGCGGTGGGGAACTACACCTACGGCTGGGACTCGAACAAGAACAAGACGTCAGAGGCAATCACTGGCACGCTATCCGGCTACGGGTTCGACGTGGGCTCCAGCGGCTACGATGACGAAGATCGCCTGGTCAACTGGGAGCGGGACGACAGCAGCCTTGATCAATCCTGGAACCTCAGCCTAGTAGGGGACTGGAACAGCTTTACGGAGAACGCCAGTTCTCAGGCACGCACCCACGGCCCAACGCACGAGATGCTGACTGTGGCTGGCCAAGCCGTGACACATGACACCAAGGGGAACACAACGTCGATCCCGGCGGTGCTGCGTGCTGGCAGCGACCCACTGGCGATGAAGTGGGACTTCGAGAACAAACTGATCGGGGCGGATATCGACAATGATGCCACTGATGATGTGACGTACCAATGGGATGCGCTGCTTCGGCGCGTCGGGCGTGACGATGGCACAACGGCCAGCATCTATGTGCAGAACGGGCAGCAAACGGTGGCCGACTATACGTCCGGCACGGCGGCAACGAGTCCGACCTATACCTACATCTACGCCAGCTACGTTGATGAACCGGTCGTCCGCGCCGGTGGCAGCGGTCTGCGGTACTACCACCGCAACCAACAGTACAGCATCATCGCCCTGACCAACGCCAGCGGCACCGTGATGGAGCGCTACGCCTACTCGGCCTACGGCACGCCCACGATCATGGATGCGTCGGGAACGGTGCTTGCAGCCAGTGCCGAGAACAACCGCTACCTCTACACGGGCCGCGAGTACGACGAGGTACTCGATCTGTACCACTACCGTGCTCGCATGTATGACTCGGCCAGTGGTAGGTTCTGCTCCAGAGATCCAATTGGGTACGAGGGAAGTCCGTGGAACGTGTACGAGTATGTTGGCGGCCGCTCGACAAACGACGTTGATCCATCTGGGCTCGTCAGACTCGCGAATTGTCAAGCAATCTTTATTCTGTGCGCAAGAGCTGCTCAGGCCGCTCATAAAGCATGCATGAGAACACGGAAAGCATCTATACAATGCGGAATTGAAAAAGCATTGTTCATCGGAATTTGCTCTGCTGCAAAACAAACGTGTTGGGCGGTAAACGCTGGAAGAGTTGGCAGAGGATGCGTGATAATCATGATCGTTCCGCCGGACATGGACCCGGACAATCCCCTCCCTCCTGGCGTGACCTAA